The Faecalibacter bovis genome includes the window TGAAATTGAGAATGCTAATGCAGCTGCTAATAAGTATTTTGTTAATTTAATTTTTTTCATGACTTGTTTGATTAGAATTTAACATTTAAACCAAATACAAATGTTCTAGGTCTTGGATAAACATTGTTATCAATTCCTCCAAAGATTTCAGGATCAATACCACTGTAATCTGTAAATACTGCAACGTTTTGTACCGCTCCGTATAAACGTACATTCATTCCTTTGATAGGCTCGTTTAAGTTGTAACCTAATGTAATATTATCAATACGTAAGAATGATGCATCTTCGATATAGTGATCGCTTAATAAATTAGATTCTGTAATGTTTACGAAACCAGTATTGTAAAAATCTCTATGAACGTTAGATAAATAATTTTGTCCGTTACCAGTTGCTTTACGGCTATATCCTTTTGCAGAAGCTGTATTGTTATAAACGTAGTTACCGATATTAGCACGAGCTGATGCAGCTAAATCCCAGTTTTTGTAACGGAAATAAGTATTGAATCCCATTGTGATATCAGCATAAGGATCTTTATGAATGTAACGGTCTTTATCGTTGATAATTCCATCTTCGTTAATATCTACATAAGCTCCTTCGATTGGGCGACCATTTGCGTCGTAAACTTGTTTGTAAACGTAGAAACTGTAAGGTGCATTACCTTCACGGTGAATTTGAATGTTGTTACCAGTAGCACCATCAATTCCTCCAACGTAGTTATCTGTAGATAAATTAGTGATTTCGTTGTCGTTTAATGCGATATTATAACCAACTTTAAAATCTACATCTCTACTTTTTACGATATCAGCATTAATGCTAAATTCGATCCCTTTATTTTCCATATCACCGATATTTTTATCGATCATATTTCCAAAGTTTGTAAATGGATCTATGTAAACATTAGCAATTAAATCTTTTGTTTTCTTTTGGTAAACATCGATAGAACCGTAAATTCTATTTTTGAATAAAGAGTAATCAAGACCAATATTTAATGTTTGTGCAACTTCCCATTTTAAACCTTCGCTTCGTGGAGAAGGGCGGTAAGTTTGGTAAAATTGATTTCCGAATTGGTAATAAGCTGTTGATTGAGAGATGTCGTAACGTGTCATGTACTTGAAAGTACCTAAACCATTAGAGTTACCAACTTGACCAAAACCAGCTCTTAATTTTAAATCGCTTACTACAGAAGATCCTTTTAAGAATTCTTCATTTGTCATATTCCATGCAACTGCAACAGATGGGAAGTAACCCCATTTTTCTCCTATGTCAAATTTTGAAGAAGCATCTGCACGTAATGTTCCGGTAACGATATATTTGTTATCGAAGTTGTAGTTGAAACGTCCGAAGTAAGATAATAGACTGTAGTGATCTCTATCTACGAATTCGTATTGAGGATTTCCTTGTTCGCGTAATTCACTATTATAGCTATCGTTATAGAAGTTAAAATATTGGTATCCATATCCAGCTACAACGTTTAAATTATGTAAACCAAAATCTTTATTGAAAGTTAAATATGCGTCAAGTAACTTGTTATAATTTTGGTTGTTGTATTTGTAATAAGAACCATCCCATGATAAAGATGGATTTGGCATGTTTGCAGAAACAATATTTCTACCGTTAGAATTAGCGATGTCGTAACCTACATTAACAGTTGCAGTTACAGAAGGTAAAAAATGTAATTTATAATCCATTTTTGCATTACCCACAAAACGTCTAACCTCTGCCGTATCATTTTGTTCGTTTAATAAAGCAACTGGGTTTGTAGGCGCTAAATTGTGTTTTACAGGACCATCCATCCATGTGTGGTAACCACCGTAAATATCAGCACCAGAATAAATTGGTTGTGTTGGGTCGTATTCTACTGCCGCACCAATTGCACCTCTGTTAGCGAAAATATTTTCGATATAAGAACCTCGAGCGTTTAACTCAAATTTTAAATGGTCATCAAAGAAAGATGGAGTTAACGACATAGAAGCTGTTGTTCTATTCAAATTATCTCCTTTTAAAATACCATTTTGATCAGTGTTAGATAATGAGAATCTTGAAGGCATTTTACCACCAATATTACCCATTGCACTGAAACTATGATCAAAACCAGCAGCTATTTTATAAATTTCTTTCTGCCAATTTGTATTTGCATTTCCTAAACGAGAAATTTCAGCAGGAGTTCCTACTTGTTGTACTAACGTGCGGAATTCATTTCCGTCCATTACATCTACAAAATCAGTTGGTTGATAAATAGATGTTGTTGCGTTATAGTTATATGTAAATTTCTTTCCCTTACCCTTTTTAGTAGTAACTAAAACTACTCCATTTGCAGCACGAGATCCATAGATAGCTGTAGCTGATGCATCTTTTAAGATAGTCATCGTTTCAATATCATTTGGATTAATGAAATCTAAAGCATTACGAGATCCAGCAACACCACCTTCAATAGGAACACCATCAATTACATATAATGGTTGAGAAGTTAAAGATAAAGAGCTATTTCCACGGATAATAATGTTTTGTCCGTCTCCAGGAGCACCACCAGCAGATGTAACTACAACACCAGCTATTTTACCTGTAACTAATTCTTGTGCAGATGTGATAGAACCTTTGTTGAAGTCCTTTTCAGAAATCTGATTTACAGCACCAGTAACATCTTCTTTTTTCGCAGTACCATATCCAATTACAACAACTTCTTCCAGATTAGTTTCAGAAGATTTTATTAATGAAAATTGAATTTGGTCTTGCCCTGTATAAGTATATTCTTGATCATCGTAACCAAAATAGCTGATTACAATTATATCACCGTCGTTTGCCTCTATTGTAAAGCTTCCTTTTTCGTCAGCAACTACAGAATTTCCAGAAGTAATATTTGTAACTTCCGCACCACTTAATGTAGTATTTGTAGTTTGATCTGTAACAGATCCTTTAACAATATTTTGTGCCATTAAAATGGCTGGGCATGAAAAAACTAAAGCGATAAGAGATTGCTTTAAAAC containing:
- a CDS encoding SusC/RagA family TonB-linked outer membrane protein gives rise to the protein MRVLKQSLIALVFSCPAILMAQNIVKGSVTDQTTNTTLSGAEVTNITSGNSVVADEKGSFTIEANDGDIIVISYFGYDDQEYTYTGQDQIQFSLIKSSETNLEEVVVIGYGTAKKEDVTGAVNQISEKDFNKGSITSAQELVTGKIAGVVVTSAGGAPGDGQNIIIRGNSSLSLTSQPLYVIDGVPIEGGVAGSRNALDFINPNDIETMTILKDASATAIYGSRAANGVVLVTTKKGKGKKFTYNYNATTSIYQPTDFVDVMDGNEFRTLVQQVGTPAEISRLGNANTNWQKEIYKIAAGFDHSFSAMGNIGGKMPSRFSLSNTDQNGILKGDNLNRTTASMSLTPSFFDDHLKFELNARGSYIENIFANRGAIGAAVEYDPTQPIYSGADIYGGYHTWMDGPVKHNLAPTNPVALLNEQNDTAEVRRFVGNAKMDYKLHFLPSVTATVNVGYDIANSNGRNIVSANMPNPSLSWDGSYYKYNNQNYNKLLDAYLTFNKDFGLHNLNVVAGYGYQYFNFYNDSYNSELREQGNPQYEFVDRDHYSLLSYFGRFNYNFDNKYIVTGTLRADASSKFDIGEKWGYFPSVAVAWNMTNEEFLKGSSVVSDLKLRAGFGQVGNSNGLGTFKYMTRYDISQSTAYYQFGNQFYQTYRPSPRSEGLKWEVAQTLNIGLDYSLFKNRIYGSIDVYQKKTKDLIANVYIDPFTNFGNMIDKNIGDMENKGIEFSINADIVKSRDVDFKVGYNIALNDNEITNLSTDNYVGGIDGATGNNIQIHREGNAPYSFYVYKQVYDANGRPIEGAYVDINEDGIINDKDRYIHKDPYADITMGFNTYFRYKNWDLAASARANIGNYVYNNTASAKGYSRKATGNGQNYLSNVHRDFYNTGFVNITESNLLSDHYIEDASFLRIDNITLGYNLNEPIKGMNVRLYGAVQNVAVFTDYSGIDPEIFGGIDNNVYPRPRTFVFGLNVKF